Genomic DNA from Thermus caldifontis:
CGCCGATATATCGGTAGGGCACGGTGCCCAAGAAGCGTACCCGGTCTTCTATACCCAACTGGGCCGCCAGGCGCTTTAGGCTTTCCAGTTCCGGCCCCTCGCCTATGTGCGCCAGGAAGACGTCCTCTTCCCGGGCCATCTCAGCTACAGCCCTGAGGACCACATCAAAGGATTTTTCCTTGCCTAGCCGACCCACGGTGATGAGCCGCCTTTTGCCCTCCGGCCAGGGGGAGGGTGAGGGAAGGGGCGCTTCCTCCAGAATGCGGTTGTCAATCCCTGTGGGAATGACCCGAATGGGCCTTTGGATGCCGTAGCCCTCCGCCAAGCGCTTGACTGGCTCCGTGGGGGCGATGACCACCTCCACCCGGTTGTAAAAGGCTTTGGCGAGCCTAGGGATGATGCCCGTGTATTTGTCCAGTATGGCTAGCCCGGGAACGTAATGGGCGTACTTCTCGTAGTGGGTGTGGAAGGTGGAAACATGGGGCAGGTTTTTGTTGCGGGCGATCCTTAGGCCCCATACTCCCAGGGTTAAGGGGGTGTGGGTATGGATGAGCTCAAACTCCGTGGGCAGGTGGCGGGAAGAGGGTAGAGCGATCTGCTGCCCCTCGTAAAAGGGGTAAGCCACGGAGGGGACCCGGACCACGCCTTCTTCTCCTTCCGGAGCCTCCGGATGATGGGGAGCCACCACCCAGGCCTCGTGTCCCATTCGCCGGAGCTCCCTAAGGAGAAGGTAGACGCTGGTGGTCACTCCGTTGGGGTTGGGGAAGTAGACGTCGGTGAAGAGGCCTACGCGGTAGAGACGCATGCAAGGCTAGTTTACCAGGGAAGAGGTTTTAGGCCATCTTTTAAGCCCTTGAGGATTGTGTACCAGCCTCGCTTGCCTTGCCTGATGAGGTAGACTATGGCTTCGCCGGCAAAGTGAAGGAAAAGAAGAAATCGCCAAAATAACGGCAGGTTCTTAGAACGCATTATCCAAAGACGGTTACGAACCTGATAATAATACCGGCCGTCTTTAGAATCCGCAGGCGTGTAGATGGCAGTGGTTTTGTGGACCACTATACTAGAGGGATTGAGAAACGCGTTACCAAGGCGAAGGAAGTATTCAACGTCATCATTCCATATAAAGAATTCTTTTTTCGGCAGGCCTTTTTTAAAAATGGCTTCCCTTTTTATTAGTACCGAAACAAAACTTATCCAGACCACCTCTTTGAGTGCACATGGGGTGGGGAGAAATCTTAATTTAGACCAAGGAGAGTTCATAGGGTGGACCTTACCGTTGGTCCAGAGAACTCTACTGCCTATTGCGTTTACGGCCCTTCCTTTTTGATTCAGACAGGCTGCCGCTTCTAAGAGCTTTTCAAGAGCGGACTCTCCAGGTATGGTATCGTCATCCATCACCCATATCCAGTCATACCCTGCTTCATAAGCCCGCTTCATCCCCTCATGAAAGCCTCCGGCACCCCCCTGGTTCTCCGGCAAGGCCAGGACCTCCACCTGGG
This window encodes:
- a CDS encoding glycosyltransferase family 4 protein — translated: MRLYRVGLFTDVYFPNPNGVTTSVYLLLRELRRMGHEAWVVAPHHPEAPEGEEGVVRVPSVAYPFYEGQQIALPSSRHLPTEFELIHTHTPLTLGVWGLRIARNKNLPHVSTFHTHYEKYAHYVPGLAILDKYTGIIPRLAKAFYNRVEVVIAPTEPVKRLAEGYGIQRPIRVIPTGIDNRILEEAPLPSPSPWPEGKRRLITVGRLGKEKSFDVVLRAVAEMAREEDVFLAHIGEGPELESLKRLAAQLGIEDRVRFLGTVPYRYIGGYYRMAEVFLFASETETQGLVIWEAQAMGVPVVAVGAEGVLEGVVEGKTGYLVPPGDHRALAEKALDLLRDEDKRRHFSLQARAWAMERSAERIAEKIVAVYDEANEILRVEPQRLIFPFPRLPRSTLENHPRDF
- a CDS encoding glycosyltransferase family 2 protein; its protein translation is MDRVCAVIVTYNRKELLRECLQAVLSQTRPPDHVLVVDNASTDGTREMLKEEFPQVEVLALPENQGGAGGFHEGMKRAYEAGYDWIWVMDDDTIPGESALEKLLEAAACLNQKGRAVNAIGSRVLWTNGKVHPMNSPWSKLRFLPTPCALKEVVWISFVSVLIKREAIFKKGLPKKEFFIWNDDVEYFLRLGNAFLNPSSIVVHKTTAIYTPADSKDGRYYYQVRNRLWIMRSKNLPLFWRFLLFLHFAGEAIVYLIRQGKRGWYTILKGLKDGLKPLPW